One genomic segment of Desulfomicrobium sp. ZS1 includes these proteins:
- a CDS encoding radical SAM/SPASM domain-containing protein, translating into MTNDPALRFQRIYVEITNICNLRCDFCAGTTRRPASMDPAFFEQVLRQIAPLTGQVCLHVLGEPLLHPHFGTIMDLCADAGIQVNLTTNATLLPEKSGLLLQNRALRQINFSMQSLRRGDGLDQGTLDAILEFSRQALSLRPELYINFRLWTLDSLHAPARSDFNAAVLACIAASLGCEIPHLPPGRKSAKLAGRAYLHLDTVFDWPGDLTTQEREHGFCHALSTHCAILADGTVCPCCLDADGRIALGNLHDAPLADILDSPRARAMAAGFAAGQLVEEICRHCTYCRRFKSRAQR; encoded by the coding sequence ATGACCAACGATCCTGCTTTGCGTTTCCAGCGGATCTATGTGGAGATCACAAACATCTGCAACCTGCGCTGCGATTTCTGCGCCGGAACCACGCGTCGCCCAGCGAGCATGGACCCGGCCTTTTTCGAGCAGGTCCTGCGGCAGATCGCCCCGCTGACAGGCCAGGTCTGTTTGCATGTCCTGGGCGAACCGCTCCTGCATCCGCATTTCGGGACGATCATGGACCTGTGCGCGGACGCCGGGATACAGGTCAACCTGACCACCAACGCCACCCTGCTGCCCGAAAAATCGGGCCTGCTGCTGCAAAACCGGGCTCTGCGGCAGATCAACTTCTCCATGCAGTCCCTGCGCCGGGGCGATGGCCTCGATCAAGGCACCTTGGATGCGATCCTGGAGTTCAGCAGACAGGCGCTCAGCCTGCGGCCCGAACTCTACATCAATTTTCGTCTCTGGACCCTGGACAGCCTGCACGCTCCCGCGCGCAGCGATTTCAACGCAGCGGTGCTGGCATGCATCGCGGCAAGCCTTGGCTGCGAAATTCCGCACCTCCCGCCGGGACGCAAGAGCGCCAAGCTCGCGGGCCGCGCCTATCTGCATCTGGACACGGTCTTTGACTGGCCGGGCGATCTGACCACGCAGGAGCGTGAACACGGCTTCTGCCACGCCCTCTCCACGCACTGCGCCATCCTGGCCGACGGTACGGTCTGCCCGTGCTGCCTGGACGCGGACGGCCGCATTGCGCTCGGCAATCTCCATGACGCCCCCCTGGCCGACATCCTGGATTCACCCAGAGCCCGCGCCATGGCCGCAGGGTTCGCGGCCGGGCAATTGGTGGAGGAGATCTGCCGCCACTGCACCTATTGCCGCAGGTTCAAAAGCAGGGCACAACGCTGA
- the istA gene encoding IS21 family transposase — protein sequence MHEIRHVIARMRLGESDRDIARAGAMGRPKAAQLRVLALEQGWLDRSQPLPPNDVLESLLQLPRRTQPSQSLAKPFVDQICTWADEGIQITTIHQALVERYGFTGSYDSVRRLLKSHQKSAPVATVFLDHPPAETAQIDFGAGPVITDVHNGEVMKTWFFVMTLPCSKHMYAELVTNQRVETWLGCHRRAFEHFGGTPLKTVIDNPKCAITRACYYEPEVQRAYAEFAEGYSFLVSACPPRDPQKKGVVESNIKYVKNSFAKLREFRSLADANRQLHEWVMGIAGNRIHGTTKQKPLVRFAEMEKDFLRPLPDIAPELAAWASVKLHGNCHVQFEKAFYSAPFTLVHKSLWLRATEKTVQIFHEQKLVATHPRLSKPGARSTVQDHLPPEATAYLMRDPQWCLAQAEKIGERCLELVHDLFTHRVLDNLRAVQGLLQLQGRYGKRRLEAACARALDHGAGTYRNVKNILEKGLDQQNLSLPIALPDAYGGTSRFTRNSDLLN from the coding sequence ATGCACGAAATACGTCACGTCATCGCCCGGATGCGACTAGGCGAGTCTGACCGGGATATTGCCCGCGCAGGCGCAATGGGGCGGCCTAAAGCCGCGCAGCTTCGCGTCCTGGCGTTGGAGCAAGGCTGGCTGGACCGCAGTCAACCCCTCCCGCCCAACGATGTCCTGGAATCCCTGCTTCAGCTCCCAAGGAGAACGCAACCATCACAGTCCCTGGCAAAGCCCTTTGTCGACCAGATCTGCACATGGGCCGACGAGGGGATACAGATCACGACGATCCATCAGGCTCTGGTCGAACGTTACGGCTTCACTGGAAGCTACGACTCGGTGCGACGCCTGCTCAAGAGCCACCAGAAGTCAGCGCCGGTAGCCACTGTCTTCCTTGATCATCCTCCAGCCGAGACCGCCCAGATCGACTTTGGCGCAGGCCCCGTCATCACCGACGTCCATAACGGCGAGGTCATGAAGACGTGGTTCTTCGTCATGACGCTCCCGTGCAGTAAGCACATGTACGCCGAGCTGGTCACCAACCAGCGCGTGGAAACCTGGCTGGGCTGCCATCGCCGGGCTTTCGAACATTTCGGCGGCACGCCACTCAAGACAGTCATCGACAACCCCAAGTGCGCCATCACCCGCGCCTGTTACTACGAGCCAGAAGTCCAGCGGGCTTATGCCGAGTTTGCCGAGGGGTACTCCTTCCTGGTCTCCGCATGCCCTCCGCGTGACCCGCAAAAAAAGGGCGTCGTCGAATCGAACATCAAATACGTCAAAAACAGCTTCGCAAAGTTGCGAGAGTTCCGCAGTCTGGCTGACGCCAACCGCCAACTCCACGAATGGGTCATGGGCATAGCCGGAAACCGCATTCACGGCACGACCAAGCAGAAGCCCTTGGTTCGTTTCGCCGAGATGGAGAAGGATTTCCTGCGTCCCCTGCCGGATATCGCGCCCGAACTGGCAGCATGGGCATCGGTGAAGTTGCATGGCAACTGCCATGTCCAGTTCGAAAAAGCCTTCTATTCCGCCCCATTCACGCTGGTCCACAAGTCTCTCTGGCTGCGTGCCACGGAGAAGACCGTGCAGATCTTCCATGAACAAAAACTCGTGGCTACTCATCCCCGGCTGTCAAAACCTGGCGCACGCAGCACGGTGCAGGACCATTTGCCGCCGGAAGCCACGGCTTACCTGATGCGTGATCCGCAGTGGTGCTTGGCTCAGGCTGAAAAAATCGGAGAACGCTGCCTGGAACTGGTCCATGATCTCTTTACCCACCGCGTCCTCGACAACCTGCGAGCTGTTCAAGGTCTGCTGCAACTTCAGGGTCGTTACGGCAAACGACGACTGGAGGCGGCCTGCGCCAGAGCCCTGGATCACGGAGCCGGAACGTACCGCAACGTGAAGAATATCCTGGAGAAGGGTTTGGACCAACAAAACCTCTCCCTGCCAATCGCCCTGCCTGATGCCTACGGCGGAACGTCCCGCTTCACCCGCAACTCTGACCTGCTCAACTAA
- the nudC gene encoding NAD(+) diphosphatase, which translates to MDNYSRSALNTFAGLVLNRKPMPRPDAPDWGLTSGRALYVVVRGDEILFDAAQNEPLLLAAQMLGECDQGHLQAMLLGEDGSSRYFAINIERLPASTTQCLGSLGVFVPLRQHAAALPNQMAALLGYARAVAGWHSLARFCSLCGHPTAIRPGSLAQTCTNPECGAQHFPRVNPAMIVLVHHADSHGDKCLLGRQSTWKPRVYSALSGYVEPGESAEDAVLREVMEETGIKICDVRYFSSQPWPFSGSLMLGFHARATTTDIHIDETELEDARWFARHEIPALLASGEFALPSTETIARQLFDAWYSPGESVQD; encoded by the coding sequence ATGGATAATTACTCCCGCTCTGCCCTCAACACCTTTGCCGGTCTGGTCCTGAACCGCAAACCCATGCCGCGCCCCGACGCGCCGGACTGGGGCCTGACCTCGGGCCGCGCCCTCTATGTCGTGGTCAGGGGAGACGAAATCCTTTTTGACGCGGCTCAGAATGAACCGCTGCTACTCGCCGCGCAAATGCTGGGAGAATGCGACCAGGGACACCTGCAGGCCATGCTGCTGGGCGAAGACGGGAGCAGCCGTTACTTCGCCATCAACATTGAGCGGCTGCCGGCGAGCACTACGCAGTGTCTGGGCAGCCTGGGCGTCTTCGTGCCGCTGCGTCAGCACGCGGCGGCGCTGCCTAATCAGATGGCCGCCCTGCTCGGTTACGCCCGCGCCGTGGCGGGCTGGCACAGCTTGGCGCGTTTCTGCAGTCTTTGCGGCCACCCTACCGCGATCAGGCCCGGTTCCCTGGCGCAAACCTGCACAAACCCCGAGTGCGGTGCGCAGCATTTCCCGCGCGTCAATCCGGCCATGATCGTGCTGGTGCATCACGCAGACAGCCATGGCGACAAATGCCTGCTCGGCCGCCAGAGCACCTGGAAACCTCGGGTTTATTCGGCCCTCTCCGGCTATGTGGAGCCAGGCGAAAGCGCCGAGGACGCGGTCCTGCGCGAGGTCATGGAGGAAACCGGCATAAAAATTTGCGATGTGCGCTATTTTTCCTCCCAGCCCTGGCCGTTTTCCGGATCGCTCATGCTCGGCTTTCATGCCCGCGCCACGACCACGGATATTCATATCGATGAAACCGAACTCGAGGACGCCCGCTGGTTTGCCCGCCATGAAATCCCGGCCTTGCTGGCCTCGGGAGAGTTCGCCCTGCCCTCTACCGAGACCATCGCCCGCCAGCTCTTCGACGCCTGGTACTCGCCTGGCGAGTCAGTCCAGGATTGA
- the gpmI gene encoding 2,3-bisphosphoglycerate-independent phosphoglycerate mutase produces MKKPCVLLILDGWGKAAPGPGNAVSLAHTPRMDALLSGHPKGELKCMGRDVGLPDGQMGNSEVGHLNLGAGRIVYQDIMRINLAIEDGSLAVNPVLADLAVKAKGASGRVHLMGLVSDGGVHSMQSHLVALIQALSDQGVADICVHAFLDGRDTPPRSGLGYIKELEVDLARMGAGRIVTVSGRYYAMDRDQRWDRVELAYAALTEGRGLTALSAPQAVSDGYEAGENDEFVKPRVILQDGQPSGLIRDGDAVLFFNFRADRARELTRALTEDEFTGFNRPRKPVVSAFATMTRYDKSLDLPALFPPVSLDRILGQVVSERGLRQLRTAETEKYAHVTYFFNGGQETPFPGEDRELLPSPKDVPTYDFKPEMSVYKITDTLVAALESGKYDLVVCNFANLDMVGHTGVIPAAIKACEAVDQCLGRVMDCVTALGGTLLVTADHGNAEDMLDEQGNVKTSHSLNPVPFVYVGPGNFRVRDGRLADVAPTILGILGIEKPVEMTGESLLLPL; encoded by the coding sequence ATGAAAAAGCCCTGCGTGTTGCTTATCCTTGACGGCTGGGGCAAAGCCGCCCCTGGGCCGGGCAACGCGGTCAGTCTGGCCCATACCCCGCGCATGGACGCCCTTCTTTCCGGCCACCCCAAAGGGGAACTCAAGTGCATGGGCCGGGACGTGGGTCTGCCTGACGGCCAGATGGGCAATTCCGAGGTCGGACACCTGAACCTCGGAGCCGGGCGCATCGTCTACCAGGACATCATGCGCATCAACCTGGCCATCGAAGACGGCTCCCTGGCCGTTAATCCGGTGCTGGCCGATCTTGCGGTCAAGGCCAAGGGAGCCTCCGGTCGGGTGCATCTCATGGGCCTAGTCTCCGACGGCGGGGTGCACAGTATGCAGAGTCATCTCGTGGCGCTGATTCAGGCCTTGAGCGATCAGGGCGTCGCGGACATCTGCGTGCACGCCTTTCTGGACGGCCGGGACACTCCGCCGCGTAGCGGACTGGGCTATATCAAAGAACTGGAGGTCGACTTGGCCCGCATGGGCGCGGGACGTATCGTCACGGTTTCGGGGCGCTACTACGCCATGGACCGCGACCAGCGCTGGGACCGGGTCGAGCTGGCCTATGCGGCCCTGACCGAAGGGCGGGGGCTGACCGCTCTGAGCGCGCCCCAGGCCGTGAGCGACGGTTACGAGGCCGGAGAGAATGACGAGTTTGTCAAACCGCGCGTGATCTTGCAGGACGGTCAGCCTTCGGGCCTGATCCGGGACGGCGACGCCGTGCTCTTTTTCAATTTCCGGGCGGACCGGGCGCGAGAATTGACCAGGGCGCTGACCGAGGACGAGTTCACCGGTTTCAACCGACCACGCAAACCCGTCGTGTCGGCCTTCGCGACCATGACCCGCTACGACAAGAGCCTTGACCTGCCCGCGCTTTTTCCACCGGTCAGTCTGGACCGCATCCTTGGCCAGGTCGTTTCCGAACGGGGATTGCGCCAGTTGCGCACTGCTGAAACGGAAAAATACGCCCACGTGACGTATTTTTTCAACGGCGGCCAGGAAACCCCGTTTCCCGGCGAGGACCGCGAGTTGTTGCCTTCGCCCAAGGATGTGCCCACCTACGACTTCAAGCCGGAGATGAGCGTGTACAAGATCACGGATACGCTGGTTGCGGCCTTGGAATCAGGGAAATACGATCTGGTGGTCTGCAATTTCGCCAATCTGGACATGGTCGGGCATACCGGCGTCATCCCGGCGGCGATCAAGGCTTGCGAAGCCGTGGACCAGTGCCTGGGGCGGGTCATGGATTGCGTGACGGCTTTGGGCGGTACGCTCCTGGTCACGGCGGACCACGGCAACGCCGAGGACATGCTGGACGAGCAGGGCAACGTGAAGACCTCCCATAGCTTGAACCCCGTGCCTTTTGTCTATGTGGGGCCGGGAAACTTCAGGGTGCGCGACGGCCGCCTGGCCGACGTGGCGCCGACCATCCTGGGTATTCTGGGGATTGAGAAGCCTGTGGAGATGACCGGGGAGAGCCTTTTGCTGCCGCTCTGA
- a CDS encoding phenylacetate--CoA ligase family protein gives MLYDVSNETMPREELEALQLRRLKAMVEKVYYNVPFYQNRFNEMDIRPEQIRSLDDLKYLPFTEKQDLRNNYPFGLFAVPRDNVVRVHASSGTTGKATVVGYTQRDVNTWAELMARSLMCAGASRRDIVHNAYGYGLFTGGLGMHYGVERLGATILPISGGGTRRQVMLMRDFGSTILCSTPSYALFLYESILAAGMSIDDLKLHTGIFGAEPWSEKMRSEIESKLQIKALDIYGLSEIMGPGVGMECCDAQDGLHIWEDHFLIEIIDPETGEQLPLGESGELVITTITKEAQPLIRYRTRDITRIEAIPCRCGRTHRRISRIQGRSDDMLIIRGVNVFPQQIETILLETQGVAPHYQLILTRQGSLDMLEVKVEVDEKLFSDEIRHLQRIEAKIQKNIKEFLGVTAKVTLSEPQSIERSEGKAKRIIDLRNS, from the coding sequence ATGCTTTACGACGTTTCGAACGAAACCATGCCCCGGGAAGAACTGGAGGCCCTGCAACTGCGGCGGCTCAAGGCCATGGTTGAAAAAGTCTATTACAACGTACCCTTCTACCAGAACAGATTCAACGAGATGGACATCCGGCCGGAGCAGATCCGTTCCCTGGACGACCTCAAATACCTGCCCTTCACTGAAAAGCAGGACCTACGCAACAACTACCCCTTCGGACTCTTCGCCGTGCCCCGCGACAACGTCGTGCGCGTGCACGCCTCCTCGGGCACCACGGGCAAGGCCACGGTGGTGGGCTACACCCAGCGCGACGTGAACACCTGGGCCGAACTGATGGCCCGTTCACTCATGTGCGCGGGCGCCAGCCGCCGCGACATCGTGCACAATGCCTACGGCTACGGCCTCTTCACCGGGGGCCTCGGCATGCATTACGGCGTGGAGCGCCTGGGCGCGACCATCCTGCCCATCTCCGGCGGCGGGACCCGGCGCCAGGTCATGCTCATGCGCGACTTCGGCTCGACCATCCTGTGCAGCACCCCGTCCTATGCCCTCTTTCTGTACGAATCCATCCTCGCCGCAGGCATGAGCATCGACGATCTGAAGCTGCATACGGGCATTTTCGGGGCCGAACCCTGGAGCGAAAAGATGCGCTCGGAGATCGAATCTAAGCTCCAGATCAAAGCCCTCGACATCTACGGCCTGTCCGAGATCATGGGTCCGGGCGTGGGCATGGAATGCTGCGATGCCCAGGACGGCCTGCACATCTGGGAGGACCATTTCCTGATCGAGATCATCGACCCTGAAACAGGCGAGCAGCTCCCCCTGGGCGAATCCGGCGAACTGGTCATCACCACCATCACCAAGGAAGCCCAGCCCCTCATCCGCTACCGCACCCGCGACATCACGCGCATCGAGGCCATCCCCTGCCGTTGCGGCCGCACGCACCGGCGCATCTCCCGCATCCAGGGCCGCAGCGACGACATGCTCATCATTCGCGGCGTAAACGTCTTCCCGCAGCAGATCGAGACCATCCTCCTCGAAACCCAGGGCGTGGCCCCGCATTACCAGCTCATCCTGACCCGCCAGGGCAGCCTCGATATGCTTGAGGTCAAGGTGGAAGTGGACGAAAAGCTCTTCTCCGACGAGATCAGGCATTTACAGCGTATCGAAGCCAAGATACAAAAAAATATCAAGGAATTCCTGGGCGTCACCGCCAAGGTGACCCTGTCCGAACCGCAGAGCATTGAACGCTCCGAGGGGAAGGCCAAGCGCATCATCGACCTGCGCAACTCGTAA
- a CDS encoding ACT domain-containing protein: MKVEQISVFLENRAGRLAEVTKTLAENQINIRALSLADTSDFGILRLIVTDNEKAKEVLKAKGFTVGRTNVVAAEVGDRPGGLHTILEMLNAGGVNVEYMYAFVTQSGRNAILIFRFDRTDQAIEVLQKNNVRILSGDELYTL, from the coding sequence ATGAAAGTTGAACAGATTTCCGTTTTTCTGGAAAACAGAGCCGGCCGCCTGGCCGAAGTGACCAAGACCCTGGCCGAAAACCAGATCAATATCCGCGCCCTGTCCCTGGCCGACACCTCCGATTTCGGCATTCTGCGCCTCATCGTCACCGACAACGAAAAGGCCAAGGAAGTGCTCAAAGCCAAGGGTTTCACCGTAGGCCGCACCAATGTAGTGGCCGCCGAGGTGGGGGATCGTCCCGGCGGGCTGCATACCATCCTTGAAATGCTCAATGCCGGCGGCGTGAACGTGGAGTACATGTACGCCTTCGTGACCCAGAGTGGGCGCAACGCCATCCTCATCTTCCGCTTCGATCGCACGGACCAGGCCATTGAGGTGCTGCAAAAGAACAACGTGCGCATCCTTTCGGGAGACGAACTCTACACCCTGTAA
- the rsfS gene encoding ribosome silencing factor, with product MEEKIEQIVTWLSDKKGTNIKALDVRGLSPLTETMIFVTARSAKHAQSLADEVMQKLAEKKWEFFGVEGMQAGQWVLVDCNDVIVHVFQDEMRSMYNVEGLYSKAEVMELPASVTAGEGK from the coding sequence ATGGAAGAAAAGATTGAACAGATAGTGACCTGGCTTTCGGACAAGAAGGGAACCAACATCAAGGCCCTTGACGTGCGGGGGCTTTCTCCGCTGACCGAGACCATGATATTTGTCACGGCCAGATCGGCCAAACATGCTCAGTCCCTGGCGGACGAAGTCATGCAGAAGCTGGCGGAAAAGAAATGGGAGTTTTTCGGCGTCGAGGGCATGCAGGCCGGCCAGTGGGTGTTGGTCGATTGTAACGACGTCATCGTGCATGTTTTCCAGGACGAGATGCGTTCCATGTATAATGTTGAAGGGCTCTACTCCAAGGCAGAGGTTATGGAATTGCCGGCAAGCGTCACGGCCGGGGAAGGAAAATGA
- a CDS encoding NAD(P)/FAD-dependent oxidoreductase encodes MAKKLLLAGGGHAHMTILAHMRDLVREGHEVTVVQPSDYHYYSGMGPGMLGTTYTPAEIRFATRYVVEGMGGSFVRDKVVRINADQRQVTLASGQVMDYDVLSCNAGSFIPFDNIHGDISNVFTVKPIERLQEAQRAVISLCATRTRPHVAVVGGGPAALEIAGNVRKLAKLKGRHEPRITLFAGRELLGRFPEKIGKLARESFARQKVEINEDGYVDEIRNGVILQGERQHHPDLIFVATGVKPSRIFTDSGLPTGITGGLLVNQWLQSVKHPEIFGGGDCIDFEPGALDKVGVYAVRENPVLLRNVRAALNGTRMQRFDPGGKYLLLFNLGDDTAIFSKGGFVFRNWMGFLLKDYIDRRFMRHFQALER; translated from the coding sequence ATGGCTAAAAAACTGCTTCTGGCCGGAGGCGGCCATGCACATATGACCATCCTGGCCCACATGCGCGATCTGGTCCGGGAAGGACACGAGGTCACCGTCGTCCAGCCCTCCGATTATCATTACTACTCCGGCATGGGTCCGGGCATGCTCGGCACGACCTACACCCCGGCCGAAATCCGTTTCGCGACCCGATACGTGGTCGAGGGCATGGGCGGGAGCTTCGTACGGGACAAAGTCGTGCGCATAAACGCCGACCAGCGCCAGGTCACCCTGGCTTCCGGCCAAGTCATGGACTACGATGTGCTGTCCTGCAACGCGGGCAGCTTCATCCCCTTCGACAACATCCACGGCGACATCTCAAACGTGTTCACGGTCAAGCCCATCGAACGCCTGCAGGAGGCGCAGCGGGCCGTAATCTCGCTTTGCGCCACGCGCACCCGGCCTCATGTGGCCGTGGTCGGAGGCGGTCCGGCCGCCCTTGAAATCGCCGGCAACGTGCGCAAGCTGGCCAAACTCAAAGGGCGGCACGAGCCGCGCATCACCCTTTTCGCCGGCCGGGAGCTGCTTGGCCGCTTTCCGGAAAAAATCGGAAAACTGGCCCGCGAATCCTTTGCCCGCCAGAAAGTCGAAATCAATGAAGACGGCTATGTGGACGAAATCCGCAATGGCGTCATCCTCCAGGGCGAAAGGCAACATCACCCGGATCTCATCTTCGTGGCCACGGGCGTCAAACCCTCGCGCATCTTCACCGACTCCGGGCTGCCCACCGGCATCACGGGCGGGCTCCTGGTCAACCAGTGGCTGCAAAGCGTGAAACACCCCGAAATTTTCGGCGGCGGCGACTGCATCGACTTCGAGCCCGGGGCCCTGGACAAGGTCGGCGTCTATGCGGTGCGCGAAAACCCCGTCCTGCTGCGCAACGTGCGCGCCGCCTTGAACGGGACCCGGATGCAGCGCTTCGATCCCGGCGGAAAATATCTGCTGCTCTTCAACCTGGGCGACGACACGGCCATCTTCAGCAAAGGGGGATTCGTCTTCCGCAACTGGATGGGATTTTTACTTAAAGACTATATCGATCGCCGCTTCATGCGCCATTTCCAGGCTCTTGAACGCTAA